A genomic stretch from Oleomonas cavernae includes:
- the pheT gene encoding phenylalanine--tRNA ligase subunit beta, whose amino-acid sequence MKITVNWLKEHLETAAGAQEIAERLTSIGLEVEGIEDRAAVLKPFTVAYVVEAVQHPNADKLRLCTVDAGDGTPYQVVCGAPNARTGLKVVFARMGTTIPGNGMVLKPTAIRGVDSQGMMCSMREMGLGQDHDGIIELPEDAPIGKPFAEVLGLDDAVIDLSVTPNRQDCLGVSGIARDLAAAGLGTLITPAIGKIPGTFPSTVSVRLDESVKDKACPLFVGRLIKGVTNGDSPAWLKARLEAIGLRPISALVDITNLITHDRARPLHVFDAAKLTGGIHVRFGKAGESVEGLDGKAYALDEQMIVVADDAGPLGLGGIVGGVPSSVTGETVDVFLEAAHFDALTVAATGRRLGVVTDARHRFERGVDPQSAFDGIELGTKLILELCGGEASEIVFAGAPPAPFPNQTFRPFRVEKLTGLKVADERMVEILADLGFGPDRSVFPWNVSVPSWRRDIEGEVDLVEEVARITGLDKLPVEPLPSVSVVPLPALNPAQRRVRAAKRLLATRGLTETVNNSFIPEAHAAAFGWSDLALKVANPISVELAVMRPHLVPSLAAAAVRNAARGIEDVALFEVAGTYHGIAPKDQASVAGGIRTGYTTPRQWQGGRRAVDAFDAKADVLALLGELGAPVGNLTVGTDVPAWLHPGQAGTLKLGPKTVIAVFGALHPRMARLLGVEGPAVVFEVYLDAIPAAKAKPTREKPALVLSDFQAVSRDFAFLVDETVAAEAVIRAIKGADKALIADVSVFDLYRGQGVPAGKVSMALAVRLEPRDKTLTEPEIEAVSAKIVAAVAKATGGSLRG is encoded by the coding sequence ATGAAAATCACCGTCAATTGGCTGAAAGAGCATCTGGAGACCGCTGCCGGGGCCCAGGAAATCGCGGAACGCCTGACGTCCATCGGCCTGGAGGTCGAGGGGATCGAGGACCGCGCCGCGGTGCTGAAGCCCTTCACCGTCGCCTATGTGGTGGAAGCGGTGCAGCACCCCAATGCGGACAAGCTGCGCCTGTGCACGGTCGATGCCGGCGACGGCACGCCCTATCAGGTGGTGTGCGGCGCGCCCAATGCCCGCACCGGCCTGAAGGTCGTCTTCGCGCGCATGGGCACGACGATTCCCGGCAACGGCATGGTGTTGAAGCCGACCGCCATTCGCGGCGTCGACAGCCAGGGCATGATGTGCTCGATGCGCGAAATGGGCCTGGGGCAAGACCATGACGGCATCATCGAGCTGCCCGAGGATGCCCCGATCGGCAAGCCCTTCGCTGAGGTGCTGGGCCTGGATGACGCGGTCATCGACCTGTCGGTCACGCCCAACCGGCAGGATTGCCTGGGTGTCTCGGGTATCGCCCGCGACCTGGCGGCCGCCGGGCTGGGCACATTGATCACGCCGGCGATTGGAAAGATACCGGGCACGTTCCCGTCGACCGTCTCCGTCCGCCTGGATGAAAGCGTCAAGGACAAAGCCTGCCCGCTGTTCGTCGGCCGCCTGATCAAGGGTGTTACGAACGGCGACAGCCCGGCCTGGCTGAAGGCCCGGTTGGAGGCAATCGGCCTGCGCCCGATCTCGGCCCTGGTCGACATCACCAACCTGATCACCCATGACCGGGCGCGGCCGCTCCATGTCTTCGATGCGGCCAAGCTGACCGGCGGCATCCATGTCCGCTTCGGCAAGGCCGGCGAGAGCGTGGAAGGCCTGGACGGCAAGGCCTATGCGCTGGACGAGCAGATGATCGTGGTCGCCGACGACGCCGGGCCGCTGGGCCTGGGCGGCATCGTCGGCGGTGTGCCGTCTAGCGTTACGGGCGAGACGGTCGACGTCTTCCTCGAGGCGGCGCATTTCGATGCGCTGACCGTGGCGGCGACCGGCCGGCGCCTTGGTGTCGTGACCGACGCGCGCCATCGCTTCGAGCGTGGCGTCGATCCCCAGTCCGCCTTCGACGGCATCGAACTGGGCACGAAGCTGATCCTTGAGCTGTGCGGCGGCGAGGCCAGCGAGATCGTGTTCGCCGGCGCCCCGCCCGCACCGTTCCCCAACCAGACCTTCCGCCCGTTCAGGGTCGAGAAGCTGACCGGCCTCAAGGTCGCGGACGAACGGATGGTGGAAATCCTGGCCGACCTCGGTTTCGGCCCTGATCGCTCGGTCTTCCCCTGGAACGTCTCGGTGCCCTCGTGGCGCCGCGATATCGAGGGCGAGGTCGACCTGGTCGAGGAAGTCGCCCGCATCACCGGCCTGGACAAGCTTCCTGTGGAGCCGCTGCCCAGCGTCTCGGTAGTGCCCTTGCCGGCCCTGAATCCGGCCCAGCGTCGGGTACGCGCGGCCAAGCGCCTGCTGGCCACCCGCGGCCTCACCGAGACGGTGAACAACAGCTTCATCCCGGAAGCCCATGCCGCCGCCTTCGGCTGGTCGGACTTGGCCCTGAAGGTCGCCAACCCGATCTCGGTCGAACTCGCCGTGATGCGGCCCCATCTGGTGCCCAGCCTGGCCGCCGCCGCCGTGCGCAATGCCGCGCGCGGCATCGAGGATGTGGCGCTGTTCGAGGTCGCCGGCACCTATCACGGCATTGCGCCCAAGGACCAGGCGAGCGTCGCCGGCGGCATCCGCACCGGTTACACCACGCCGCGCCAGTGGCAAGGCGGCCGGCGTGCGGTCGATGCCTTCGATGCCAAGGCCGATGTCCTGGCGTTGCTGGGCGAGTTGGGCGCGCCGGTCGGCAACCTGACCGTGGGCACCGATGTGCCCGCCTGGCTGCATCCCGGCCAGGCCGGTACGCTCAAGCTGGGGCCGAAGACCGTGATCGCGGTGTTCGGCGCCCTGCACCCGCGCATGGCCCGGCTGCTGGGCGTCGAAGGCCCCGCCGTGGTGTTCGAGGTCTATCTCGATGCCATTCCGGCGGCCAAGGCAAAGCCGACGCGCGAGAAGCCGGCGCTGGTCCTGTCCGATTTCCAGGCGGTGAGCCGCGACTTCGCCTTCCTGGTGGACGAGACCGTGGCGGCCGAGGCGGTGATCCGGGCGATCAAGGGGGCGGACAAGGCCCTGATCGCCGATGTTTCCGTGTTCGATCTCTATCGCGGGCAGGGCGTGCCGGCGGGCAAGGTCAGCATGGCGCTTGCCGTGCGGCTCGAGCCGCGCGACAAGACCCTGACAGAGCCCGAGATCGAGGCTGTTTCCGCAAAGATCGTCGCCGCCGTCGCCAAGGCGACCGGTGGATCGTTGCGGGGCTAG
- the rplT gene encoding 50S ribosomal protein L20, protein MSRVKRGVTGHARHKKVLELAKGYRGRGNTSFRVAIEKVEKGLQYQYRDRRARKRNFRALWIQRINAAVREHGLTYSRFIDGLAKAGVEVDRKVLSDIAIREPGAFKALVDQARAALPVEA, encoded by the coding sequence ATGTCGCGAGTCAAGCGGGGCGTCACCGGCCATGCCCGTCACAAGAAAGTCCTGGAACTTGCCAAGGGGTACCGCGGTCGCGGCAATACCTCGTTCCGCGTGGCGATCGAGAAGGTCGAAAAGGGCCTTCAGTATCAGTACCGCGATCGGCGCGCGCGCAAGCGCAACTTCCGTGCCCTGTGGATCCAGCGCATCAACGCCGCTGTCCGCGAGCATGGCCTGACCTACAGCCGATTTATCGACGGTCTCGCGAAGGCGGGCGTCGAGGTTGACCGCAAGGTCCTCTCCGACATCGCCATCCGCGAGCCCGGCGCCTTCAAGGCGCTGGTCGACCAGGCGCGGGCGGCACTGCCTGTAGAGGCATAA
- the rpmI gene encoding 50S ribosomal protein L35 yields MIKEVEMPKMKTKSGAKKRFSLTGTGKVKALHAGKRHGMIKRTNKQIRNLRGSTILFKTDGDNVKKYFLPNA; encoded by the coding sequence ATGATCAAGGAGGTCGAAATGCCCAAGATGAAGACCAAGAGCGGGGCGAAAAAACGCTTCTCGCTCACGGGTACCGGTAAGGTGAAGGCTCTCCATGCCGGCAAGCGCCATGGCATGATCAAGCGCACCAACAAGCAGATTCGCAATCTTCGCGGCTCGACCATCCTGTTCAAGACGGATGGCGACAACGTGAAGAAGTACTTCCTGCCGAACGCGTAA
- a CDS encoding pirin family protein: protein MSLAHTTSKTGPRAVVRVIRGQATSDGAGVRLTRLLGHETIELADPFLMLDHFDNDQSSDYIGGFPSHPHRGFETVTYMLAGRIRHGDNKDHSGVIDAGDVQWMTAGSGIVHSEMPEQEAGLMRGFQLWVNLAARDKMTPAAYRELPTAEIPVEAREAGVSLKVIAGSTDHGTVGPIDSGATAARFFDIRLAPGARLEEMVPPDLNALLVVYDGQVAVEGTDVAAVNVAILDDGGAVRVENTGTVEAGLLLIAGRPLGEPVAWGGPFVMNTREEVMQAARDFQAGKF from the coding sequence ATGTCGCTCGCCCACACCACCTCGAAGACCGGCCCGCGCGCCGTGGTGCGCGTCATCCGCGGCCAGGCGACCTCGGACGGCGCCGGCGTGCGCCTGACCCGCCTGCTGGGCCACGAGACCATCGAACTGGCCGACCCATTTCTGATGCTCGACCATTTCGACAACGACCAGTCGAGCGACTATATCGGCGGCTTCCCCAGCCATCCTCACCGCGGCTTCGAGACCGTCACCTATATGCTGGCCGGGCGCATCCGCCATGGCGACAACAAGGATCATTCGGGTGTCATCGATGCCGGCGACGTGCAGTGGATGACGGCCGGCAGCGGCATCGTCCATTCCGAAATGCCGGAACAGGAAGCCGGCCTGATGCGCGGTTTCCAGCTCTGGGTGAACCTGGCCGCGCGGGACAAGATGACTCCGGCCGCCTATCGCGAGCTGCCCACCGCCGAGATCCCGGTCGAGGCGCGCGAGGCGGGTGTCAGCCTGAAGGTGATCGCCGGCTCGACCGACCACGGCACCGTCGGCCCGATCGATTCCGGGGCCACCGCGGCCAGGTTTTTCGATATCCGCCTGGCCCCCGGCGCCCGGCTCGAGGAAATGGTCCCGCCCGACCTCAACGCGCTGCTGGTCGTCTATGACGGCCAGGTCGCGGTCGAGGGCACGGATGTCGCCGCGGTCAATGTCGCGATCCTCGACGACGGCGGCGCGGTCCGCGTCGAGAACACCGGCACGGTCGAGGCCGGCCTGCTGCTGATCGCCGGCCGGCCCCTGGGCGAGCCGGTGGCCTGGGGCGGCCCCTTCGTGATGAACACGCGCGAAGAGGTCATGCAGGCCGCCCGCGACTTCCAGGCCGGCAAGTTCTGA
- a CDS encoding cytochrome b: MRNEHQPTGYSAAQILLHWLIALLVLFQVSFGEDIAPAYRAMRRDETAGADDLFNADLHIYTGLAILALACLRLAIRLIRGAPPAPESEGILLRWVAAAVHLVLYAVIFLMPVTGILAWYLGVGPAGEIHELGKAVIIIALALHVAGALWQHFIAKSDALVRMLRPGTRGAGHTGAG; the protein is encoded by the coding sequence ATGCGTAACGAGCACCAGCCGACGGGTTACAGCGCCGCCCAGATCCTGCTCCATTGGCTGATCGCGCTGCTGGTCCTGTTCCAGGTCTCTTTCGGGGAGGATATCGCCCCGGCCTACCGTGCGATGCGGCGGGACGAGACGGCGGGCGCCGACGACCTCTTCAATGCCGACCTGCACATCTATACGGGCCTTGCCATCCTGGCCCTGGCCTGCCTGCGGCTCGCCATCCGGCTCATCCGTGGGGCGCCTCCCGCCCCGGAGAGCGAAGGCATTCTCCTGCGCTGGGTCGCCGCGGCGGTTCACCTGGTCCTCTATGCCGTGATCTTCCTCATGCCGGTCACCGGCATCCTGGCCTGGTATCTGGGCGTGGGGCCTGCTGGCGAGATTCACGAGTTGGGCAAGGCCGTGATCATCATCGCCCTCGCCCTTCATGTGGCAGGCGCCCTGTGGCAGCATTTCATCGCCAAGTCCGATGCCCTGGTGCGCATGCTGCGGCCGGGCACGCGGGGAGCCGGGCACACGGGAGCCGGTTGA
- the infC gene encoding translation initiation factor IF-3 gives MARPPYPQAVPDKGGPRINDQITVPRVRLIDETGENRGVVTFAEALHLAEMAGVDLVEISPNADPPVAKLLDYGKYKYEAQKKAAEARKNQKVIEIKEIKMRPGIDQHDYDVKMRAIRKFFEEGDKVKVTLRFRGRELAHQDLGMKVLLRVRDETEEIAKIEQMPKMEGRQMTMVMAPK, from the coding sequence ATAGCTCGCCCACCCTATCCCCAAGCAGTGCCCGACAAGGGCGGCCCGCGCATCAATGACCAGATTACCGTGCCGCGTGTCCGCCTGATCGACGAGACCGGCGAGAATCGCGGCGTCGTGACCTTCGCCGAGGCCCTGCACCTCGCCGAGATGGCCGGCGTCGACCTCGTCGAGATTTCGCCCAATGCCGATCCGCCGGTGGCCAAGCTGCTCGACTACGGCAAGTACAAGTACGAGGCGCAGAAAAAGGCGGCCGAGGCGCGCAAGAACCAGAAGGTCATCGAGATCAAGGAGATCAAGATGCGCCCCGGTATCGACCAGCACGACTACGACGTCAAAATGCGCGCGATCCGGAAGTTCTTCGAAGAAGGCGACAAGGTGAAGGTCACCCTGCGCTTCCGCGGCCGCGAGCTCGCCCACCAGGACCTCGGCATGAAGGTCCTGCTGCGCGTGCGCGACGAGACCGAGGAAATCGCCAAGATCGAGCAGATGCCCAAGATGGAAGGGCGTCAGATGACCATGGTGATGGCGCCCAAGTAG
- a CDS encoding glycosyltransferase, with protein MTKRLIHIHLGIKGGAERFFVNLVNGLAERGVEQMAIIWPDREWRDEISSVAQIREMHFSRSHLARFFINRRIAKLIREFQPRAMMSWMSQASRWIPDNPNLLTAARLGDYPIKLDYFEDCDWLVCNTPDIARHCASLGWPAERARVISNFTTTQPCRPISRAALDTPEDAFVVLGMGRFVDRKGFDTLIEAVAKVEGAYLWLLGEGEEQANLVAQAQRLGLGERIRMPGWAAKPDPYLMACDAFCIPSSHEPLGNVVLEAWALGKPVVSTASEGPSWLISDDADGLMAPIGDAPVIAAALNRLKAEPGLGARLAAAGTAKLAQEFSRDVICDRYMEFFFETPLHPKRKHK; from the coding sequence ATGACCAAGCGACTGATCCACATCCATCTGGGCATCAAGGGCGGCGCCGAACGCTTCTTCGTCAACCTGGTCAATGGCCTGGCCGAGCGGGGCGTGGAGCAGATGGCGATCATCTGGCCCGACCGGGAGTGGCGCGACGAGATCTCGTCGGTGGCGCAGATCCGCGAGATGCACTTCAGCCGCTCGCACCTCGCGCGCTTCTTCATCAACCGGCGCATCGCCAAGCTGATCCGCGAATTCCAGCCCCGGGCCATGATGTCCTGGATGTCCCAGGCCAGCCGCTGGATCCCCGACAATCCCAACCTGCTGACCGCGGCGCGGCTGGGCGACTACCCGATCAAGCTCGACTATTTCGAGGATTGCGACTGGCTGGTCTGCAATACGCCCGACATCGCCCGGCACTGCGCCAGCCTGGGCTGGCCGGCCGAGCGGGCCAGGGTGATCTCGAACTTCACCACCACGCAGCCCTGCCGGCCGATCAGCCGCGCGGCCCTCGACACGCCGGAAGATGCCTTCGTCGTCCTGGGCATGGGCCGCTTCGTCGACCGCAAGGGCTTCGACACGCTGATCGAGGCGGTGGCGAAGGTCGAGGGCGCCTATCTGTGGCTGCTGGGCGAGGGGGAGGAGCAGGCCAACCTGGTCGCCCAGGCCCAGCGCCTGGGGCTGGGCGAGCGCATCCGCATGCCCGGCTGGGCGGCCAAGCCCGACCCTTACCTGATGGCCTGCGACGCCTTCTGCATCCCGTCCAGCCACGAACCCCTGGGCAATGTGGTGCTGGAGGCCTGGGCCCTGGGCAAGCCGGTGGTCTCGACCGCGAGCGAGGGGCCGTCCTGGCTGATCAGCGATGATGCCGACGGCCTGATGGCGCCGATCGGCGATGCCCCGGTGATCGCGGCGGCGCTCAACCGGCTGAAGGCCGAGCCGGGCCTGGGCGCGCGGCTGGCGGCGGCGGGTACGGCAAAGCTGGCGCAGGAATTCTCCCGGGACGTCATTTGCGACCGCTATATGGAATTTTTCTTCGAGACGCCGCTGCACCCTAAGCGCAAGCACAAGTGA
- a CDS encoding glycosyltransferase family 2 protein, translating to MNSVVASSGPSVAGGVVGICVCTAQRPQMLRRCLESLVTQELPQGWSFEVCVIENDAEPRSRAVVEAIAGQAPIPVRYYQEPRRGIPFARNKTIEVSLANGYGWMALIDDDEAARPGWLAHLVAAVVAHRADVANGPVHRIFHAPLPDWWKSLKPLAAPTGHVLNEAPTNNTLLSTRLVAAGGLGLRFEEALTFGYEDIDFFARAHKQGARIIWVAEAIVDEEIPETRISPWRLLRRVEMQAASLAFASKLRRGAFKATLRFGPKGARRAVEGVITAIPAAIVWLFNRKAGRRMLFQSAQRSLKGIGNLRGLTTSFKPDYYNTIDGN from the coding sequence ATGAATAGTGTCGTTGCCTCATCGGGGCCGTCAGTGGCCGGTGGGGTCGTCGGGATCTGCGTCTGCACCGCCCAGCGGCCGCAAATGCTGCGCCGTTGCCTCGAGTCGCTGGTCACCCAGGAACTGCCGCAGGGCTGGTCGTTCGAGGTCTGCGTCATCGAGAACGACGCCGAGCCCCGCTCCCGGGCTGTGGTCGAGGCGATTGCCGGCCAGGCCCCCATCCCCGTGCGCTACTATCAGGAACCGCGCCGCGGCATTCCCTTCGCCCGCAACAAGACGATCGAGGTGAGTCTCGCCAACGGCTATGGCTGGATGGCCCTGATCGACGACGACGAGGCGGCGCGGCCGGGCTGGCTGGCCCATCTGGTCGCGGCGGTCGTGGCCCATCGCGCGGATGTCGCCAATGGCCCGGTCCATCGCATTTTCCATGCGCCGCTGCCCGACTGGTGGAAATCGCTGAAGCCCCTGGCAGCACCCACCGGTCATGTCCTGAACGAGGCGCCGACCAACAACACGCTGCTGTCGACCCGGCTGGTCGCGGCCGGTGGCCTGGGCCTGCGCTTCGAGGAAGCACTGACCTTCGGCTACGAGGACATCGACTTCTTCGCCCGGGCGCACAAGCAGGGCGCCCGGATCATCTGGGTGGCCGAGGCGATCGTCGACGAGGAAATTCCCGAGACCCGCATTTCGCCCTGGCGCCTGTTGCGCCGGGTGGAGATGCAGGCGGCGAGCCTTGCCTTTGCCAGCAAGTTGCGGCGCGGGGCCTTCAAGGCGACCTTACGCTTTGGCCCCAAGGGTGCCCGCCGCGCCGTGGAAGGGGTCATCACGGCGATCCCCGCCGCCATCGTCTGGCTGTTCAACCGCAAGGCCGGCCGACGCATGCTGTTCCAGTCGGCCCAGCGCAGCCTCAAAGGCATCGGCAACCTGCGCGGCCTGACCACCAGCTTCAAGCCCGACTACTACAACACCATCGACGGCAACTGA
- a CDS encoding FkbM family methyltransferase gives MLDRLKTSLAVAYRMRAKPRVITIDGIKISADRAFVTKDIAKALYREKHEHAERKLVTKALKPGDRVLEIGAGVGLVSLFCARICGPDAVLSYEANPALERVIRHNFALNGMVPRLRIAAAALEKGETTFYFNDNIYSSSLIDRDFGGAQTVQCDAIGDVVTDFMPNTIIMDVEGAETTLLPAIDLARIEKIVVELHPWIVGQDKIDTLIAQVKASGFELCETISAAYLFVRAAPT, from the coding sequence ATGCTCGACCGCCTGAAAACCTCGCTCGCCGTCGCCTACCGCATGCGCGCCAAGCCGCGCGTCATCACGATCGACGGCATCAAGATCTCCGCCGACCGGGCCTTCGTGACCAAGGATATCGCCAAGGCGCTGTACCGCGAAAAGCACGAGCATGCCGAACGCAAGCTGGTGACCAAGGCCCTGAAGCCGGGCGACCGGGTGCTGGAAATCGGTGCCGGCGTCGGCCTGGTCAGCCTGTTCTGCGCCCGCATCTGCGGCCCCGACGCGGTGCTCAGCTACGAGGCCAACCCGGCGCTGGAGCGCGTCATCCGGCACAATTTCGCCCTGAACGGCATGGTGCCGCGCCTGCGCATCGCCGCCGCCGCGCTCGAGAAGGGCGAAACCACCTTCTATTTCAACGACAACATCTATTCATCGAGCCTGATCGACCGCGACTTCGGCGGCGCCCAGACCGTGCAATGCGACGCGATCGGCGACGTGGTCACCGACTTCATGCCCAACACCATTATCATGGATGTCGAGGGGGCGGAGACCACCCTGCTGCCGGCGATCGACCTTGCCCGCATCGAGAAGATCGTGGTCGAACTGCACCCCTGGATCGTCGGCCAGGACAAGATCGACACCCTGATCGCCCAGGTGAAGGCCAGCGGCTTCGAGCTGTGCGAGACGATCAGCGCCGCCTATCTGTTCGTGCGTGCGGCGCCCACCTGA